Proteins found in one Oryza glaberrima chromosome 4, OglaRS2, whole genome shotgun sequence genomic segment:
- the LOC127769327 gene encoding uncharacterized protein LOC127769327 yields MRASYSQPLLSHHSTSAAATSDSNGSDNFSSSGAAPAGAEARLPPISRRLHSYDDLVHAAAAAAHDAYFKRCHTTPGYVSFEDVIGSQEFEESSRRPPEAGISDPLLRATSRLYARPHPALHRRRSPGPLGTRRGGAVYRFVKRYVCPCLGFVAGIIGVKQVDQVEEEYPALTY; encoded by the coding sequence ATGCGCGCATCCTACTCGCagcccctcctctcccaccactctaccagcgccgccgccaccagcgacAGCAATGGCAGCGAcaacttctcctcctccggggccgcgccggcgggggcggaggcgcgGTTGCCGCCCATCTCGCGGCGGCTGCACTCCTACGACGACCtggtgcacgccgccgccgccgccgcgcacgacgCCTACTTCAAGCGGTGCCACACGACGCCCGGCTACGTGAGCTTCGAGGACGTGATCGGCTCGCAGGAGTTCGAGGAGagctcccgccggccgccggaggcCGGCATCAGCGACCCGCTCCTGCGCGCGACGTCGCGGCTGTACGCGAGGCCCCACCCCGCGCTCCaccgccggcgatcgccggggCCGCTCGGgacccggcgcggcggcgcggtatACCGCTTCGTCAAGAGGTACGTCTGCCCTTGCCTAGGGTTCGTGGCCGGCATCATCGGCGTGAAACAGGTTGATCAGGTCGAGGAGGAATATCCAGCGTTAACTTATTAA
- the LOC127771356 gene encoding copper transporter 6: MRGMGDDGMGPMAMAPPRSGHATAAAPPPPQHKMAMMMHMTFFWSDRAVVLIRGWPGERGAGMYALCLLFVLALAALTEGLSVLSRRLARRGGAAASSDGGRPAPAPASSAALLTAVHAARMGMAYLVMLAVMSFNVGVLLAAVAGHALGFLLARSRVRPAARDGGGGVACEHGGLPPADGSKT, from the coding sequence ATGAGGGGGATGGGCGACGACGGGATGGGgccgatggcgatggcgccgccgcgttccggccacgccacggcggcggcaccgccgccgccgcagcacaaGATGGCGATGATGATGCACATGACCTTCTTCTGGAGCGACCGCGCGGTGGTCCTGATCCGGGGCTGGCCCGGGGAGCGCGGCGCCGGGATGTACGCCCTCTGCCTCCTCTTCGtgctcgcgctcgccgcgctcacCGAGGGGCTCTCCGTGCtctcgcgccgcctcgcccgccgcggcggcgccgccgcctcctcggacGGCGgccgcccggcgccggcgccggcgtcgtccgcGGCGCTGCTGACCGCGGTGCACGCGGCCAGGATGGGGATGGCGTACCTGGTGATGCTGGCCGTCATGTCGTTCAACGTCGGGGTGCtcctcgccgctgtcgccggccACGCCCTCGGGTTCCTCCTCGCGCGGAGCAGGGTGCGCCCGGCCGcccgtgacggcggcggcggcgtggcctgTGAGCACGGTGGCCTCCCTCCCGCGGATGGATCCAAGACTTAG
- the LOC127770627 gene encoding non-specific lipid-transfer protein-like translates to MAVIRGVVVVVLALVVVAAAAADGAGECGATPPDKMALKLAPCASAAKDPKSTPSSGCCTAVHTIGKQSPKCLCAVMLSSTTRNAGIKPEVAITIPKRCNIADRPVGYKCGDYTLP, encoded by the exons ATGGCGGTGATCAGGGgtgtcgtggtggtggtgctcgcgctggtggtggtggcggcggcggcggcggacggtgcaGGGGAGTGCGGGGCGACGCCGCCGGACAAGATGGCGCTGAAGCTGGCGCCGTGCGCGTCGGCGGCCAAGGACCCCAAGTCGACGCCGTCGAGCGGGTGCTGCACGGCGGTGCACACCATCGGGAAGCAGAGCCCCAAGTGCCTCTGCGCCGTCATGCTGTCCAGCACGACCAGGAACGCCGGGATCAAGCCCGAGGTCGCCATCACCATCCCCAAGCGCTGCAACATCGCCGACCGCCCCGTCGGCTACAAGTGCGGAG ATTACACTCTGCCATGA
- the LOC127770625 gene encoding putative lipid-transfer protein DIR1 isoform X1, with product MRSSPIIFLLLAAAAAIAAPWQVAHAAGKCGKTPAEKVALKLAPCAKAAQDPGARPPAACCAAVRDIGTHQSHACLCAVLLSSTVRRSGVKPEVAITIPKRCKLANRPVGYKCGGTLHAAQPAGLITTYDGLV from the exons ATGAGGTCGTCCCCGATCATCTTCCTGCTcctggcggccgccgccgccatcgccgctccgTGGCAGGTCGCGCACGCCGCGGGCAAGTGCGGCAAGACGCCGGCGGAGAAGGTGGCGCTGAAGCTGGCGCCGTGCGCGAAGGCGGCGCAGGACCCCGGggcccggccgccggccgcgtgCTGCGCGGCCGTGCGCGACATCGGCACGCACCAGAGCCACGCGTGCCTGTGCGCCGTGCTGCTGTCCAGCACCGTGAGGCGCTCCGGCGTCAAGCCGGAGGTGGCCATCACCATCCCCAAGCGCTGCAAACTCGCCAACCGCCCCGTCGGCTACAAGTGCGGCGGTAC CTTACACGCTGCCCAGCCTGCAGGGCTGATAACGACGTACGACGGCCTTGTTTAG
- the LOC127770625 gene encoding putative lipid-transfer protein DIR1 isoform X2 has protein sequence MRSSPIIFLLLAAAAAIAAPWQVAHAAGKCGKTPAEKVALKLAPCAKAAQDPGARPPAACCAAVRDIGTHQSHACLCAVLLSSTVRRSGVKPEVAITIPKRCKLANRPVGYKCGAYTLPSLQG, from the exons ATGAGGTCGTCCCCGATCATCTTCCTGCTcctggcggccgccgccgccatcgccgctccgTGGCAGGTCGCGCACGCCGCGGGCAAGTGCGGCAAGACGCCGGCGGAGAAGGTGGCGCTGAAGCTGGCGCCGTGCGCGAAGGCGGCGCAGGACCCCGGggcccggccgccggccgcgtgCTGCGCGGCCGTGCGCGACATCGGCACGCACCAGAGCCACGCGTGCCTGTGCGCCGTGCTGCTGTCCAGCACCGTGAGGCGCTCCGGCGTCAAGCCGGAGGTGGCCATCACCATCCCCAAGCGCTGCAAACTCGCCAACCGCCCCGTCGGCTACAAGTGCGGCG CTTACACGCTGCCCAGCCTGCAGGGCTGA
- the LOC127770624 gene encoding uncharacterized protein LOC127770624, with amino-acid sequence MAAGALLLANPAAPTARHQHRLLQQRRQPRLLASSRPPRWRLSAVQETKEGEAQTAEEITEKYGLEFGLWKVFSSKEGEEEGKTRKSRTEQAKELLAKYGGAYMATSITLSLISFTLCYLLVSAGVDVQDLLGKVGIATGETGGKVGTFALAYAAHKAASPIRFPPTVALTPVVASWIGRIKKGGD; translated from the exons ATGGCGGCTGGGgctctcctcctcgccaacCCCGCCGCGCCCACGGCGAGGCACCAGCACCGGTTGCTGCAGCAGCGGAGGCAGCCGCGGCTCCTCGCCTCCTCTCGGCCTCCCCGGTGGCGGCTCTCCGCCGTGCAGGAGACCAAGGAGGGGGAGGCCCAGACGGCCGAGGAGATCACCGAGAAGTACGGCCTCGAGTTCGGCCTCTGGAAA GTGTTCAGCTccaaggaaggggaggaggaggggaagacgAGGAAGTCGAGGACGGAGCAGGCGAAGGAGCTCCTGGCCAAGTACGGCGGCGCGTACATGGCGACCTCGATCACGCTCTCGCTCATCTCCTTCACGCTCTGCTACCTCCTCGTCAGCGCCGGCGTCGACGTGCAGGACCTCCTCGGCAAG GTTGGGATCGCGACGGGGGAGACGGGAGGGAAGGTGGGGACGTTCGCGCTGGCCTACGCGGCGCACAAGGCGGCGTCGCCGATCAGGTTCCCGCCGACGGTGGCGCTGACGCCGGTGGTGGCCAGCTGGATTGGGAGGATCAAGAAGGGGGGCGACTGA
- the LOC127770623 gene encoding transcription factor E2FA-like isoform X1 — MSSGGGRPPAAQHIVRSVRQRFVPLPPPLARAPFAAAPGDYHRFAAASRGGEIEEGIVIRRTPLKRKTPCGESEAAESSERMMTSPGFTEGVGSPLMTPVSGKSSRTTKSMAKFNKAGPQTPISNAGSPGNPSTPASSRYDNSLGLLTRKFINLLKQAQDGILDLNDAAKILDVRKRRIYDITNVLEGTGLIEKKLKNRIRWRGSDDSGTNLDSDISCLKTEVENLYIQEQALDRSISEIREKMEELTEDESNHRWLFVTEDDIKGLPCFQNEALIAIKGPRGTTVEVPDPDEAGDYLQRRYRILLRSTMGPIDIYLVSQYKKMEELGETATPPRHASVVEPPSIATEAGHSSKQTMPLNVQQDIQETPELNASRAFGRMKKITPSDVDTDADYWLLTDDDISITHMWTTASEMQWDQIDTNDFLAEEISDTPCALNQPSAAASEPTGVGFNHG; from the exons ATGTCGTCGGGAGGAGGCCGTCCGCCGGCGGCGCAGCACATCGTGCGGTCGGTGCGGCAGCGGTtcgtgccgctgccgccgccgctggcgcggGCGCCCTTCGCGGCGGCCCCCGGCGATTACCACCGCTTCGCGGCGGCGTCCCGGGGCGGCGAGATCGAGGAGGGGATTGTCATCAGGAGGACACCC CTGAAAAGAAAAACTCCATGTGGAGAAAGTGAGGCTGCTGAGTCAAGTGAACGTATGATGACTAGCCCTGGGTTTACTGAAGGAGTTGGCAGCCCACTTATGACCCCAGTTTCTGGAAAATCTTCTAGGACAACCAAATCAATGGCTAAATTCAATAAAGCTGGACCTCAGACGCCTATATCCAATGCTG GTTCACCTGGAAATCCATCCACTCCTGCCAGTTCTCGCTATGACAATTCATTAG GACTATTGACCAGAAAATTCATTAATTTGCTCAAGCAGGCTCAAGATGGCATTCTAGATTTGAATGATGCTGCAAAGATATTAGAT GTTCGGAAACGGCGCATATATGACATAACAAATGTACTGGAAGGAACAGGTTTGATAGAAAAGAAGCTTAAGAACAGAATCCGTTGGAG GGGTTCGGATGACTCAGGAACTAACCTTGATAGTGATATTTCATGTCTCAAG ACCGAAGTTGAAAACCTTTACATCCAGGAGCAAGCTTTAGATAGAAGTATAAG TGAAATACGGGAAAAGATGGAGGAGTTAACTGAAGACGAAAGCAACCATAG GTGGCTATTTGTTACTGAAGATGACATCAAGGGACTGCCCTGCTTTCAG AATGAAGCATTAATCGCAATAAAAGGACCTCGTGGTACTACAGTTGAAGTTCCAGATCCTGACGAG GCTGGTGATTATCTCCAACGGAGATATAGAATATTATTAAGGAGTACAATGGGCCCAATAGATATTTACTTGGTTAG TCAATATAAGAAAATGGAGGAGCTAGGTGAAACTGCAACACCTCCAAGGCATGCAAGTGTTGTAGAGCCTCCCTCCATAGCAACAGAAGCTGGACATAGCAGCAAGCAGACCATGCCGTTGAATGTTCAGCAGGATATCCAGGAAACTCCGGAGCTTAATGCTTCACGTGCTTTTGGAAGGATGAAGAAGATTACTCCTTCAGATGTTGAT ACTGATGCTGATTACTGGCTTCTCACCGATGATGATATCAGCATTACTCATATGTGGACAACAGCAT CAGAAATGCAGTGGGATCAGATTGACACCAACGACTTCTTAGCTGAAGAAATAAGTGACACCCCATGTGCACTCAACCAGCCGTCTGCTGCAGCCAGTGAACCTACAGGCGTGGGCTTCAACCATGGATAA
- the LOC127770623 gene encoding transcription factor E2FA-like isoform X3 has translation MMTSPGFTEGVGSPLMTPVSGKSSRTTKSMAKFNKAGPQTPISNAGSPGNPSTPASSRYDNSLGLLTRKFINLLKQAQDGILDLNDAAKILDVRKRRIYDITNVLEGTGLIEKKLKNRIRWRGSDDSGTNLDSDISCLKTEVENLYIQEQALDRSISEIREKMEELTEDESNHRWLFVTEDDIKGLPCFQNEALIAIKGPRGTTVEVPDPDEAGDYLQRRYRILLRSTMGPIDIYLVSQYKKMEELGETATPPRHASVVEPPSIATEAGHSSKQTMPLNVQQDIQETPELNASRAFGRMKKITPSDVDTDADYWLLTDDDISITHMWTTASEMQWDQIDTNDFLAEEISDTPCALNQPSAAASEPTGVGFNHG, from the exons ATGATGACTAGCCCTGGGTTTACTGAAGGAGTTGGCAGCCCACTTATGACCCCAGTTTCTGGAAAATCTTCTAGGACAACCAAATCAATGGCTAAATTCAATAAAGCTGGACCTCAGACGCCTATATCCAATGCTG GTTCACCTGGAAATCCATCCACTCCTGCCAGTTCTCGCTATGACAATTCATTAG GACTATTGACCAGAAAATTCATTAATTTGCTCAAGCAGGCTCAAGATGGCATTCTAGATTTGAATGATGCTGCAAAGATATTAGAT GTTCGGAAACGGCGCATATATGACATAACAAATGTACTGGAAGGAACAGGTTTGATAGAAAAGAAGCTTAAGAACAGAATCCGTTGGAG GGGTTCGGATGACTCAGGAACTAACCTTGATAGTGATATTTCATGTCTCAAG ACCGAAGTTGAAAACCTTTACATCCAGGAGCAAGCTTTAGATAGAAGTATAAG TGAAATACGGGAAAAGATGGAGGAGTTAACTGAAGACGAAAGCAACCATAG GTGGCTATTTGTTACTGAAGATGACATCAAGGGACTGCCCTGCTTTCAG AATGAAGCATTAATCGCAATAAAAGGACCTCGTGGTACTACAGTTGAAGTTCCAGATCCTGACGAG GCTGGTGATTATCTCCAACGGAGATATAGAATATTATTAAGGAGTACAATGGGCCCAATAGATATTTACTTGGTTAG TCAATATAAGAAAATGGAGGAGCTAGGTGAAACTGCAACACCTCCAAGGCATGCAAGTGTTGTAGAGCCTCCCTCCATAGCAACAGAAGCTGGACATAGCAGCAAGCAGACCATGCCGTTGAATGTTCAGCAGGATATCCAGGAAACTCCGGAGCTTAATGCTTCACGTGCTTTTGGAAGGATGAAGAAGATTACTCCTTCAGATGTTGAT ACTGATGCTGATTACTGGCTTCTCACCGATGATGATATCAGCATTACTCATATGTGGACAACAGCAT CAGAAATGCAGTGGGATCAGATTGACACCAACGACTTCTTAGCTGAAGAAATAAGTGACACCCCATGTGCACTCAACCAGCCGTCTGCTGCAGCCAGTGAACCTACAGGCGTGGGCTTCAACCATGGATAA
- the LOC127770623 gene encoding transcription factor E2FA-like isoform X2: protein MSSGGGRPPAAQHIVRSVRQRFVPLPPPLARAPFAAAPGDYHRFAAASRGGEIEEGIVIRRTPLKRKTPCGESEAAESSERMMTSPGFTEGVGSPLMTPVSGKSSRTTKSMAKFNKAGPQTPISNAGSPGNPSTPASSRYDNSLGLLTRKFINLLKQAQDGILDLNDAAKILDVRKRRIYDITNVLEGTGLIEKKLKNRIRWRGSDDSGTNLDSDISCLKTEVENLYIQEQALDRSISEIREKMEELTEDESNHRWLFVTEDDIKGLPCFQNEALIAIKGPRGTTVEVPDPDEAGDYLQRRYRILLRSTMGPIDIYLVSQYKKMEELGETATPPRHASVVEPPSIATEAGHSSKQTMPLNVQQDIQETPELNASRAFGRMKKITPSDVDTDADYWLLTDDDISITHMWTTA, encoded by the exons ATGTCGTCGGGAGGAGGCCGTCCGCCGGCGGCGCAGCACATCGTGCGGTCGGTGCGGCAGCGGTtcgtgccgctgccgccgccgctggcgcggGCGCCCTTCGCGGCGGCCCCCGGCGATTACCACCGCTTCGCGGCGGCGTCCCGGGGCGGCGAGATCGAGGAGGGGATTGTCATCAGGAGGACACCC CTGAAAAGAAAAACTCCATGTGGAGAAAGTGAGGCTGCTGAGTCAAGTGAACGTATGATGACTAGCCCTGGGTTTACTGAAGGAGTTGGCAGCCCACTTATGACCCCAGTTTCTGGAAAATCTTCTAGGACAACCAAATCAATGGCTAAATTCAATAAAGCTGGACCTCAGACGCCTATATCCAATGCTG GTTCACCTGGAAATCCATCCACTCCTGCCAGTTCTCGCTATGACAATTCATTAG GACTATTGACCAGAAAATTCATTAATTTGCTCAAGCAGGCTCAAGATGGCATTCTAGATTTGAATGATGCTGCAAAGATATTAGAT GTTCGGAAACGGCGCATATATGACATAACAAATGTACTGGAAGGAACAGGTTTGATAGAAAAGAAGCTTAAGAACAGAATCCGTTGGAG GGGTTCGGATGACTCAGGAACTAACCTTGATAGTGATATTTCATGTCTCAAG ACCGAAGTTGAAAACCTTTACATCCAGGAGCAAGCTTTAGATAGAAGTATAAG TGAAATACGGGAAAAGATGGAGGAGTTAACTGAAGACGAAAGCAACCATAG GTGGCTATTTGTTACTGAAGATGACATCAAGGGACTGCCCTGCTTTCAG AATGAAGCATTAATCGCAATAAAAGGACCTCGTGGTACTACAGTTGAAGTTCCAGATCCTGACGAG GCTGGTGATTATCTCCAACGGAGATATAGAATATTATTAAGGAGTACAATGGGCCCAATAGATATTTACTTGGTTAG TCAATATAAGAAAATGGAGGAGCTAGGTGAAACTGCAACACCTCCAAGGCATGCAAGTGTTGTAGAGCCTCCCTCCATAGCAACAGAAGCTGGACATAGCAGCAAGCAGACCATGCCGTTGAATGTTCAGCAGGATATCCAGGAAACTCCGGAGCTTAATGCTTCACGTGCTTTTGGAAGGATGAAGAAGATTACTCCTTCAGATGTTGAT ACTGATGCTGATTACTGGCTTCTCACCGATGATGATATCAGCATTACTCATATGTGGACAACAGCAT AA